From the Deinococcus radiophilus genome, one window contains:
- the sufC gene encoding Fe-S cluster assembly ATPase SufC, which yields MTHQLEIRNLHASVGDQPILKGINLTIPRGELHAVMGSNGNGKSTLAKVIVGDPEYTVTQGEVLVDGVNILEMEPDERARLGVFLAFQYPVEIPGVTIANFLRLAMQARKEEGEEVSFTEFYGKLQAALKTLEWDESIVERYLNEGMSGGEKKRNEILQMLMLEPNYIIMDETDSGLDVDALKIVSHGVNTLRGPNLGGLIITHYQRLLDYIVPDRVHIIVDGRVVETGGPELARKLDTEGYDWVKALVTA from the coding sequence ATGACGCATCAACTCGAAATCCGCAACCTGCACGCGTCCGTCGGTGACCAGCCGATTCTTAAGGGCATCAACCTGACCATTCCCCGCGGCGAACTGCACGCCGTGATGGGCTCCAACGGCAACGGCAAGAGCACCCTCGCCAAGGTCATCGTGGGCGACCCCGAATACACCGTCACGCAGGGCGAAGTGCTGGTGGACGGCGTGAACATTCTGGAGATGGAACCCGACGAGCGTGCCCGCCTGGGCGTGTTCCTGGCGTTCCAGTATCCGGTGGAAATCCCTGGCGTGACCATCGCCAACTTCCTGCGCCTCGCCATGCAGGCCCGCAAGGAAGAGGGCGAGGAAGTGTCATTTACCGAGTTCTACGGCAAGCTGCAAGCGGCCCTGAAGACCCTGGAATGGGACGAGAGCATCGTGGAGCGCTATCTCAACGAGGGCATGTCCGGCGGTGAGAAGAAGCGCAACGAAATCCTGCAGATGCTGATGCTGGAACCCAACTACATCATCATGGACGAGACCGACTCGGGCCTGGACGTAGACGCCTTGAAAATCGTGTCGCACGGCGTGAATACCCTGCGCGGCCCCAACCTGGGCGGCCTGATCATCACCCACTACCAGCGCCTGCTGGACTACATCGTGCCCGACCGGGTCCACATCATCGTGGACGGCCGCGTGGTGGAAACCGGCGGTCCCGAACTGGCCCGCAAGCTCGATACCGAAGGCTACGACTGGGTCAAGGCCCTGGTAACCGCCTGA
- the sufB gene encoding Fe-S cluster assembly protein SufB, giving the protein MTVNPEAASINTEYEYGWSNPERYAIKAPKGLSREVVEMISKAKDEPQWMLDFRLKALDIFLSKPMPEWGADLSGLNLDEIYYYIKPEGFNARSWDDVPEDVKQTFERLGIPEAERAALAGVGAQYESEMVYHNLKEEWEKLGVVFLSIEDGMREYPELFREYFATVVPPEDNKFAAVNSAVWSGGSFVYVPKGVKVDIPLQTYFRINAENSGQFERTLIIIEEGAQAHYIEGCTAPAYSSDSFHSGVIEIVVKEGARFRYSTIQNWSHNVYNLVTQRAAVYAGGVMEWVDGNLGSKVTMKYPACYLLEEGARGEVLSIAMAGRGQHQDAGAKIVHFAPHTSGSIVSKSISKDSGRSSYRGLVKIYEGARGSKTNVECDALLLDEEARTDTYPYIEIEEKNASVGHEATVSKINDEQILYLQSRGLSEDEAAGLIVRGFIEPIAKELPLEYAVELNRLIELEMEGSVG; this is encoded by the coding sequence ATGACTGTCAATCCTGAAGCTGCCAGCATCAACACCGAATACGAATACGGCTGGAGCAACCCCGAGCGCTATGCCATCAAGGCTCCCAAGGGCCTGAGCCGCGAAGTGGTCGAGATGATTTCCAAGGCCAAGGACGAGCCGCAGTGGATGCTGGATTTCCGCCTCAAGGCGCTGGACATCTTTCTCAGCAAGCCGATGCCCGAGTGGGGCGCGGACCTGTCGGGGCTCAACCTCGACGAAATCTACTACTACATCAAGCCCGAAGGCTTCAACGCCCGCTCCTGGGACGACGTGCCCGAGGACGTGAAGCAGACCTTCGAGCGTCTGGGCATCCCCGAAGCCGAGCGTGCCGCGCTGGCCGGTGTGGGCGCACAGTACGAGTCCGAGATGGTGTACCACAACCTCAAAGAGGAGTGGGAGAAGCTGGGCGTGGTGTTCCTGAGCATCGAAGACGGCATGCGCGAGTACCCGGAACTGTTCCGCGAGTACTTCGCCACCGTGGTCCCCCCCGAAGACAACAAATTTGCCGCCGTCAACTCGGCGGTGTGGTCGGGCGGCTCCTTCGTGTACGTGCCTAAGGGCGTCAAGGTGGACATTCCGCTGCAAACCTACTTCCGCATCAACGCGGAGAACAGCGGCCAGTTCGAGCGCACCCTCATCATTATCGAGGAGGGCGCACAGGCCCACTACATCGAGGGCTGCACCGCGCCCGCCTACAGCTCCGACTCCTTCCACTCCGGCGTGATCGAGATCGTGGTGAAAGAAGGCGCACGCTTCCGCTACTCCACCATTCAGAACTGGAGCCACAACGTCTACAACCTCGTGACCCAGCGGGCCGCCGTGTACGCGGGCGGCGTGATGGAGTGGGTGGACGGCAACCTGGGCAGCAAGGTCACCATGAAGTACCCGGCCTGCTACCTGCTGGAAGAAGGCGCACGCGGCGAGGTGCTGAGCATCGCCATGGCGGGCCGCGGCCAGCACCAGGACGCCGGCGCCAAGATTGTTCACTTTGCGCCGCACACCAGCGGCAGCATCGTGTCCAAGTCCATCAGTAAGGATTCGGGCCGCAGCTCCTACCGCGGTCTGGTCAAGATTTACGAGGGCGCACGCGGCTCCAAGACCAACGTGGAATGCGACGCCCTGCTGCTGGACGAAGAAGCCCGCACCGACACCTACCCCTACATCGAAATCGAGGAAAAGAACGCCTCGGTGGGCCATGAGGCGACGGTCAGCAAAATCAACGACGAGCAGATTCTGTACCTGCAGAGCCGTGGCCTCAGCGAGGACGAGGCGGCGGGACTAATCGTGCGCGGCTTCATCGAGCCGATTGCCAAGGAGCTGCCGCTGGAATACGCGGTGGAGCTGAACCGCCTGATCGAGCTGGAAATGGAAGGCTCGGTCGGCTGA
- a CDS encoding cupin domain-containing protein, with amino-acid sequence MAVLDGTARVVLGGKGGPELTVQAGDVLLLPAGVGHCCADHSANFQVMGAYAAGRVWDVCRPEETELNQAQERIAQVPDWNHEPV; translated from the coding sequence ATGGCCGTACTGGACGGCACCGCGCGGGTGGTGCTGGGCGGGAAAGGTGGTCCGGAACTCACCGTTCAAGCTGGCGATGTCTTGCTGCTGCCAGCGGGCGTAGGGCATTGCTGCGCAGATCACAGCGCCAATTTCCAGGTTATGGGGGCTTATGCAGCCGGGCGCGTGTGGGATGTCTGCCGCCCGGAGGAAACTGAACTGAACCAGGCCCAGGAACGTATAGCACAGGTGCCTGACTGGAACCACGAACCGGTCTGA
- a CDS encoding roadblock/LC7 domain-containing protein, with protein MTGSKQEQLQAIIADLRSALPDLRGAMIATTDGLPIAQLFTDNTDGNRVAAMAATALGLGKRINDTLGTGDLSEMSVAGLDGQVYIYAAGRKGVLAVVAPSGMNVGLLNMEARDAASRVTSVL; from the coding sequence ATGACTGGAAGTAAACAAGAACAACTGCAAGCCATCATCGCTGATCTGCGGAGTGCTCTTCCTGACCTGCGTGGGGCCATGATCGCCACCACCGATGGTCTGCCCATCGCACAATTGTTTACCGACAACACCGACGGCAACCGGGTGGCGGCCATGGCCGCCACCGCCCTGGGTCTGGGCAAGCGTATCAACGACACCCTGGGCACCGGCGACCTGAGCGAAATGAGCGTGGCGGGCCTGGACGGTCAGGTGTACATCTACGCCGCAGGCCGCAAAGGCGTGCTGGCAGTTGTGGCGCCCAGTGGCATGAACGTCGGCTTGCTGAACATGGAAGCCCGCGACGCTGCCAGCCGCGTCACCAGCGTTCTCTGA
- a CDS encoding DUF7832 domain-containing protein, with translation MTIYDKAEWHYNGNFPHDLPAAQGYVHGGMFLGWLADRELLSGKAAAAAAAFRQREQTGAQLYKRLGGVLSSALMTPEGAAFAQDYYSKDSGINDYLADYFDLFMSVLDDMPSVYHVPDTWEHYQLVADMLDQRYAAWQAAAD, from the coding sequence ATGACCATCTACGACAAGGCCGAATGGCACTACAACGGCAATTTTCCGCATGACTTACCTGCTGCTCAGGGGTACGTACATGGGGGGATGTTTCTGGGGTGGCTGGCGGACCGTGAGTTGCTCAGCGGGAAAGCTGCGGCCGCGGCTGCAGCCTTTCGGCAGCGGGAGCAGACGGGCGCTCAGCTGTATAAGCGGCTGGGTGGCGTCCTGTCCAGCGCCCTGATGACCCCAGAGGGGGCGGCGTTTGCTCAGGACTACTACTCCAAAGACAGCGGCATCAACGACTATCTGGCCGATTACTTCGACCTGTTCATGTCGGTGCTGGACGACATGCCTTCCGTCTACCACGTTCCCGATACCTGGGAGCATTACCAGTTGGTGGCGGACATGCTGGATCAGCGTTACGCGGCCTGGCAGGCTGCGGCGGATTAA
- a CDS encoding lycopene cyclase family protein: MNTPDVLVVGGGIAGVALASAVARAGGTARVLDPQPPQPWPQTYGAWPDELPPGTPLERLWPDTRYTWDGGERLLGRAYALLDNAALLANLLDTPRLDWQVGRAVSVTHETVGSVVQLQSGEALEARLIVDASGHQPALLRPAEARQAQPPGAWQTAFGFSAEFEHPPAPAGAATFMDFRTPHLSPEAFAAQPTFLYVLPQGGGRFFVEETSLSSQPPADLGILQRRLQARLTAMGCPPRQLRDPERVAIRMDAPVPDRHSRVLGYGAAGSLVHPASGYQATHALQRADAVAQALLSSHDPSTASQAAWDVIASPAQRQRHELLLLGHSALLGMSGPQLAEFFWRFFELPPEDWRDFLAHTTPPARLAAIMLRVFGQVPWHLRRVLMQAALSHAPATSQGLGELLRR; this comes from the coding sequence ATGAATACACCTGATGTGCTGGTGGTGGGGGGTGGCATAGCGGGCGTGGCCCTGGCTTCGGCGGTGGCACGGGCAGGGGGCACGGCCCGCGTGTTGGACCCTCAACCGCCCCAGCCCTGGCCGCAGACCTACGGGGCCTGGCCCGACGAACTGCCGCCTGGCACGCCACTCGAACGGCTGTGGCCGGACACCCGCTATACCTGGGACGGCGGAGAACGGCTGCTGGGCCGAGCTTACGCCCTGCTGGACAATGCTGCGCTGCTGGCGAACCTGTTGGACACCCCCCGGCTGGACTGGCAGGTGGGACGGGCAGTCAGCGTGACCCATGAAACGGTAGGCAGCGTGGTGCAGCTTCAAAGCGGTGAAGCGCTGGAAGCCCGCCTGATAGTGGATGCCAGTGGCCACCAACCCGCGCTGTTACGCCCAGCCGAAGCCCGTCAAGCCCAGCCCCCCGGAGCCTGGCAGACCGCCTTTGGGTTCAGTGCCGAATTCGAGCACCCGCCTGCTCCGGCTGGGGCCGCCACCTTTATGGATTTCCGCACGCCACATCTCAGCCCGGAAGCATTCGCTGCGCAGCCGACCTTTCTGTACGTGCTGCCCCAGGGCGGCGGACGCTTCTTTGTAGAAGAAACGAGCCTCAGCTCCCAGCCACCCGCTGACCTGGGAATATTGCAGCGACGCCTGCAAGCCCGCCTGACAGCTATGGGCTGTCCGCCCCGACAACTACGTGATCCGGAACGGGTCGCCATCCGGATGGATGCGCCCGTGCCGGACCGCCACTCGCGGGTGCTGGGCTACGGCGCAGCGGGCAGCCTGGTCCACCCAGCCAGTGGTTATCAGGCAACGCACGCCCTGCAGCGGGCCGATGCCGTGGCGCAGGCTCTCCTTTCCTCCCACGATCCGTCAACAGCCAGCCAAGCCGCCTGGGACGTGATCGCCTCGCCAGCTCAGCGGCAGCGCCATGAACTGTTACTGCTGGGCCACAGCGCCCTCCTCGGTATGTCGGGGCCTCAGTTGGCCGAGTTCTTCTGGCGCTTTTTCGAGCTACCCCCGGAGGACTGGCGTGACTTTCTGGCACATACGACGCCGCCCGCCCGACTGGCCGCGATCATGTTGCGGGTCTTTGGACAGGTGCCCTGGCACCTTCGCCGCGTACTGATGCAGGCCGCACTGTCCCACGCCCCTGCGACCAGTCAGGGACTGGGCGAACTCCTGCGCCGCTGA
- a CDS encoding aminotransferase-like domain-containing protein, producing MSLSAPIQTRRPSSPGTPPFEAAFSAGMRDLDGTALRDMLRLAQVPGIVNFGGGLPAPELFPMQQIAQASTRALEKYGWRAVQYSTTEGFLPLREWLAEHTHLASPVTPDHIQIMTGGQQSLDLIAKILIDPGDTLLVETPTYMGAVQSFRPYRPNFAAVPTDEQGIDMDALAALLRDLAAQGRTPKFIYTIPNFQNPTGRTLSLERRQLLLDLTEQYGVLVVEDDPYGQLRFSGESLPSLAALMLERTGDDTDQSHVIYCSSFSKTLAPGLRDAWVQAAAPIIDRLVLAKQGADMCSPTLNQMIVTELLPLLPSQIARLRESYAGRAERMLRALGRELPSGVTYTVPQGGMFLWLTLPEAVDTAAMLPRAVENGVAYMIGACFHALGGGHHTMRLCYSNAGLEQIDQGVAALAQTIQTELER from the coding sequence ATGTCGCTCTCCGCTCCAATCCAGACTCGCCGCCCCAGTTCTCCTGGCACTCCACCTTTTGAGGCCGCTTTTAGCGCTGGAATGCGCGACTTGGACGGCACGGCCCTGCGCGACATGCTGCGGCTGGCGCAGGTGCCGGGCATCGTGAATTTTGGCGGGGGGTTGCCTGCCCCTGAGCTGTTTCCTATGCAGCAGATCGCCCAGGCCAGCACGCGGGCTCTGGAAAAATACGGCTGGCGGGCCGTGCAGTACAGCACCACGGAAGGCTTCTTACCATTGCGCGAGTGGCTGGCTGAGCATACCCATCTGGCCTCCCCAGTCACCCCCGATCACATTCAGATCATGACTGGTGGGCAGCAGTCGCTGGACCTGATCGCCAAGATTCTGATTGACCCCGGCGACACGCTGCTGGTTGAAACCCCGACCTATATGGGGGCCGTACAGTCGTTTCGGCCCTACCGCCCCAACTTTGCTGCCGTGCCTACTGACGAACAAGGCATAGACATGGACGCCCTGGCCGCATTGCTACGCGACCTGGCAGCCCAGGGCCGGACGCCCAAATTCATCTACACCATCCCCAACTTCCAGAACCCCACGGGCCGGACCCTCAGCCTGGAGCGCCGTCAGCTTCTGCTGGACCTGACTGAGCAGTACGGCGTGCTGGTGGTCGAAGATGACCCCTACGGCCAGCTGCGCTTCAGCGGCGAATCCCTGCCCAGCCTGGCCGCGCTGATGCTAGAGCGCACTGGAGACGACACAGACCAGAGCCACGTGATCTACTGCTCCAGCTTTTCCAAGACGCTGGCGCCGGGCCTGCGCGACGCCTGGGTTCAGGCCGCTGCACCCATCATTGACCGTCTGGTCCTCGCCAAGCAGGGCGCCGACATGTGCTCCCCTACCCTGAACCAGATGATCGTGACCGAGCTGTTGCCGCTGCTGCCCAGCCAGATCGCACGGCTGCGCGAAAGCTACGCAGGCCGCGCCGAGAGAATGCTGAGGGCACTGGGCCGCGAACTGCCGTCCGGCGTAACGTACACGGTGCCGCAGGGGGGCATGTTCCTGTGGCTGACCCTGCCGGAAGCGGTCGACACGGCAGCTATGCTCCCCCGCGCGGTGGAGAACGGTGTGGCCTATATGATCGGTGCCTGTTTCCACGCGCTGGGCGGTGGACACCACACCATGCGGCTGTGCTATTCCAATGCTGGCCTTGAACAGATTGATCAGGGCGTCGCCGCGCTGGCACAGACCATCCAGACAGAGTTGGAGCGCTGA
- the sufD gene encoding Fe-S cluster assembly protein SufD, producing MTQFTETLSQVGGPEWLQAKRQESLALFESLDVPTEAVEAWKYTRVDVDFGALRPHPRRDAVQDVSALPASVQKRLSSTDVGAFLVFDGPDVVYRTELPQDLADKGVIFTDLRTAVEQHAGLVQQYLYSVVPAEVPDDTTIAAPGTTPSKSPDPSEGKFSALAAALWTNGAFVYVPRGVEVELPLGSFRVMSESGTYTATRTLAVVEDNASAVFIDEQDSEPLENAYAIGAVELMVKSGARLRYVSIQNWGKGVTHIQRQRGDVDRDGKLNSLVVTMGGTLSRTEMQSYVRGSGAESEMLALYFADEDQHFDHYTLQHHAAPNAYSDLLYKGVGADQSVGVFSGMIKVDLGAQKTDAYQKHRTLMLSSEARNFSVPQLEINANDVRCSHGSTTGPVGEEEMFYLRSRGISKETAEKMLVTAFLEDVLGRVPLKSVTDYIEGIIAEKVGAV from the coding sequence ATGACCCAATTCACCGAAACCCTTAGCCAGGTCGGCGGCCCCGAGTGGCTGCAGGCCAAGCGCCAGGAATCCCTGGCCCTGTTCGAATCGCTGGACGTGCCCACCGAGGCGGTGGAGGCCTGGAAGTACACCCGCGTGGACGTGGACTTCGGCGCACTCCGGCCGCACCCCAGGCGGGACGCGGTGCAGGACGTGTCCGCGCTGCCGGCCAGTGTGCAAAAGCGCCTGAGCAGCACCGATGTGGGCGCCTTTTTGGTGTTCGACGGTCCCGACGTGGTGTACCGTACCGAGCTGCCGCAGGACCTGGCTGACAAGGGCGTGATTTTCACCGATCTGCGGACCGCTGTGGAGCAGCACGCTGGCCTGGTGCAGCAGTACCTCTACAGTGTGGTGCCTGCCGAAGTGCCCGACGACACCACCATTGCCGCCCCCGGCACCACGCCCAGCAAGTCGCCCGACCCCTCCGAGGGCAAGTTCTCGGCGTTGGCTGCGGCCCTGTGGACCAACGGCGCGTTCGTGTATGTGCCGCGCGGCGTGGAAGTGGAACTGCCGCTGGGATCCTTCCGCGTGATGAGCGAGTCGGGCACCTACACGGCCACCCGCACCCTGGCCGTCGTGGAGGACAACGCCAGTGCCGTGTTCATTGACGAGCAGGACAGCGAACCGCTGGAGAACGCCTACGCCATCGGCGCGGTGGAACTGATGGTTAAGTCCGGCGCACGGCTCCGCTACGTCTCCATCCAGAACTGGGGTAAGGGCGTGACCCACATCCAGCGCCAGCGCGGCGACGTGGACCGTGACGGCAAGCTCAACAGCCTGGTGGTCACGATGGGCGGCACGCTCAGCCGCACCGAGATGCAGAGCTACGTGCGTGGCAGCGGGGCCGAGAGCGAAATGCTGGCCCTGTACTTTGCCGACGAGGACCAGCACTTCGACCACTACACCCTGCAGCACCACGCGGCCCCCAACGCCTATTCCGACCTGCTGTACAAAGGCGTAGGCGCGGACCAGAGCGTGGGCGTGTTCAGCGGCATGATCAAGGTGGACCTGGGCGCCCAGAAGACCGACGCCTACCAGAAGCACCGCACCCTGATGCTGAGCAGCGAAGCCCGCAACTTCAGCGTGCCGCAGCTGGAAATCAACGCCAACGACGTGCGCTGCAGCCACGGCTCCACCACCGGCCCGGTGGGCGAGGAGGAGATGTTCTACCTGCGCTCGCGCGGCATCAGCAAGGAAACCGCCGAGAAGATGCTGGTGACGGCCTTCCTGGAAGACGTGCTGGGCCGCGTGCCGCTGAAAAGTGTGACCGACTACATCGAAGGCATCATCGCGGAGAAGGTGGGCGCGGTCTAA
- a CDS encoding pyridoxamine 5'-phosphate oxidase family protein yields MTSKGMKDVAQKMRGMDLCMLTTVSDYGRLASRPMSNNGEVEYDGTSYFFTWADSRMASDIQKNKHVQLNFKANKGFLFVAVQGEARVLTDRRVMQDHWHEELKQWFKDGLETEGLVMLVVDAKRIQWWGEDDGSVEL; encoded by the coding sequence ATGACTTCCAAAGGAATGAAAGATGTCGCGCAGAAGATGCGCGGCATGGACCTGTGCATGCTCACCACCGTCAGCGACTATGGCCGCCTGGCCTCCCGCCCGATGAGCAACAACGGCGAAGTGGAATACGACGGCACCAGCTACTTTTTTACCTGGGCCGACTCACGCATGGCCAGCGACATCCAGAAGAACAAGCATGTGCAGCTGAACTTCAAGGCCAATAAGGGCTTTTTGTTCGTGGCGGTGCAGGGCGAAGCCCGTGTATTGACCGACCGGCGCGTGATGCAGGACCACTGGCACGAAGAACTGAAGCAGTGGTTCAAAGACGGCCTGGAAACTGAGGGGCTGGTCATGCTGGTCGTGGACGCCAAGCGCATTCAGTGGTGGGGCGAGGACGACGGCTCGGTTGAGCTGTAA
- a CDS encoding HD domain-containing protein: MPLATQPRHLPAQLDFLIVCDQLKAVTRTTHLHDGSRLENSAEHSWHLALMAMTLAEYAPGGTDLSQVIRLLLVHDLVEIGAGDTHFDTDTAQLTAQATAEAQAARQLFGLLPADQAQEFLAIWEEFEAQATPEARFARALDALHPMLLTWGQAGRVGVGCQDRYPELTVKRVLQLKEKYLAEFPALWQAAQDIMAQAEMAGVVLQE; encoded by the coding sequence ATGCCACTCGCCACCCAGCCCCGCCACCTTCCCGCACAACTGGACTTTCTGATCGTCTGCGACCAGCTTAAGGCGGTCACACGCACCACCCACCTGCATGATGGCAGCCGCCTAGAAAACAGCGCAGAGCATTCCTGGCATCTGGCACTGATGGCGATGACATTGGCCGAGTATGCGCCTGGGGGTACGGACCTGAGCCAGGTCATCCGCTTGTTGCTGGTGCATGACCTGGTGGAGATCGGGGCCGGCGACACCCATTTTGATACGGATACTGCGCAACTGACTGCCCAGGCCACCGCCGAAGCGCAGGCGGCCAGGCAGCTGTTTGGTCTGCTTCCAGCAGATCAGGCTCAGGAATTCTTGGCGATCTGGGAAGAGTTCGAAGCGCAGGCGACACCCGAGGCCCGCTTCGCCCGTGCCCTGGACGCCCTGCACCCCATGCTGCTGACCTGGGGGCAAGCGGGCCGCGTAGGCGTGGGCTGTCAGGACCGCTATCCAGAGCTGACGGTGAAACGGGTCTTGCAGCTTAAGGAAAAATATCTGGCCGAGTTTCCAGCACTCTGGCAGGCGGCGCAGGACATCATGGCCCAAGCCGAGATGGCTGGAGTGGTGCTGCAGGAGTAA
- a CDS encoding DUF58 domain-containing protein, whose protein sequence is MSAGLLSALVWLLFIAALVGLIWWLYREPPHVTLHREMRGSGMVGLSQPLTVTAEIDTRLPTRVVLEDPPPRAVVPGRPVVFGGLWQGHGTEQLTLNLQPNRRGVYEWEGGMLRWADPLGLFWRSRPLEVPARLEAYPQTHGVLLPDLLRPLLSEGQMTRNLGLSDPISLRGARTYVPGDAPGQIHWRLSARSMSIPGGSAGLPMIRELEHTAASSVTIYLDAGGDATYLESAVRLAASLAAQAWADGLPVSLGTSQGETPLGRTPEAQRAVLRALAELGRSEEGESPQLRPPRQGTNLLVLTQFAPPELVAQAMRARATASRVAIIALPEGFYLEPGEKPRKQWAGAPDTVRQLEKQAGVLAERGVLVFVLRGNQSVLRLG, encoded by the coding sequence GTGTCTGCCGGATTGCTGAGCGCCCTAGTCTGGCTGCTGTTCATTGCCGCGCTGGTCGGGCTGATCTGGTGGCTGTACCGCGAGCCGCCCCACGTGACCCTGCACCGCGAAATGCGGGGATCGGGCATGGTCGGATTGTCGCAGCCACTGACCGTCACCGCCGAGATAGACACCCGACTGCCCACCCGCGTGGTGCTGGAAGACCCCCCGCCCCGCGCCGTGGTGCCGGGACGTCCGGTGGTGTTTGGCGGGCTATGGCAGGGGCACGGGACTGAGCAGCTGACGCTAAACCTGCAGCCCAACCGCCGGGGCGTGTACGAGTGGGAAGGGGGAATGCTGCGCTGGGCCGACCCGCTGGGACTGTTCTGGCGCTCGCGCCCGCTGGAAGTGCCGGCCCGTCTGGAGGCCTATCCACAGACCCACGGTGTACTGCTGCCCGACCTGCTGCGCCCGCTGCTCTCCGAGGGGCAGATGACGCGTAACTTGGGCCTCAGCGATCCGATCAGCCTGCGTGGCGCACGGACCTATGTGCCGGGCGACGCACCGGGCCAGATTCACTGGCGGCTCTCGGCCCGCTCCATGTCCATTCCGGGCGGCAGCGCGGGGTTGCCGATGATCCGCGAACTGGAACACACGGCGGCCAGCAGCGTGACCATCTACCTAGACGCAGGCGGTGATGCCACCTATCTGGAAAGCGCGGTGCGGCTGGCCGCCAGTCTGGCTGCACAGGCGTGGGCCGATGGCCTCCCCGTCTCCTTGGGAACCTCGCAGGGCGAAACGCCGCTGGGCCGCACTCCTGAAGCCCAGCGGGCCGTGCTGCGCGCCCTTGCCGAACTGGGCCGCAGTGAGGAGGGCGAGTCGCCACAGCTCCGCCCACCCCGGCAGGGGACCAACCTGCTGGTACTTACGCAGTTCGCGCCGCCCGAGCTGGTCGCCCAGGCCATGCGGGCGCGGGCCACCGCCAGCCGGGTCGCCATCATCGCCCTGCCGGAAGGCTTTTATCTGGAGCCCGGCGAGAAACCGCGCAAGCAGTGGGCGGGAGCGCCCGACACGGTGCGGCAGCTGGAAAAGCAGGCCGGTGTACTGGCCGAGCGCGGCGTCCTCGTTTTCGTGCTGCGCGGCAATCAGTCGGTGCTGCGGCTGGGCTAG
- a CDS encoding NAD(P)/FAD-dependent oxidoreductase gives MTTVPETIVIGAGLAGLCAARTLQRAGRRVRVLEAAEHLGGRVWSREVDGYTIDAGFLGMFTDYPAARRQFDYGALDLVILKPSAVLRQEGGVAEVIGDPRRDLAALPSDLVAGALTAADRLHAARLAAEVLAQPGHALLNGPDQSTRDFLLGRGFSERSLERFFGPFFGGLVIDRELQTSAGLFQYYLRLLITGDVAIPRRGMSELPRQLAEGLDVQRGVRVSALSSDGQTVTLQTGEGSIQAAQVIVATDPPTAARLLDEAADEPRPVGRGSLSSAYLHFSAPHALEAQPRLQLNARPTGWLSQVLWLSEVFPERVPPGRGLLIASLWGIPAEDDAALAKLALEELREWYGDAVDALDLLAVDRIKHVQYPQPAGYAASLPGHSTRWPNVWLASEVTSLSGIQGALESGEKAAAAILGDVDTLSRPRGA, from the coding sequence ATGACCACTGTTCCTGAAACCATCGTTATCGGCGCCGGACTGGCCGGCCTCTGTGCGGCACGGACCTTGCAGCGGGCCGGACGGCGGGTCCGTGTGCTGGAAGCAGCCGAGCACCTCGGCGGGCGGGTTTGGAGCCGCGAGGTAGACGGCTACACCATTGACGCCGGCTTTCTGGGGATGTTCACCGATTATCCCGCAGCGCGGCGGCAGTTTGATTACGGTGCGCTGGACCTGGTCATCCTGAAGCCCTCGGCGGTGCTGCGCCAAGAGGGCGGAGTGGCCGAAGTGATCGGTGACCCACGCCGCGACCTGGCGGCCCTCCCCAGCGATCTGGTGGCCGGGGCACTGACCGCTGCCGACCGCCTGCACGCCGCCCGCCTGGCCGCCGAGGTTCTGGCGCAGCCGGGCCACGCGCTGCTGAACGGTCCTGATCAGAGCACCCGCGACTTTCTACTGGGGCGTGGCTTTTCGGAGCGGTCATTGGAGCGGTTCTTCGGTCCTTTTTTCGGCGGGCTGGTGATTGACCGCGAGTTGCAGACCAGCGCGGGCCTGTTTCAGTATTACCTGCGCCTGCTGATCACCGGGGATGTAGCGATTCCGCGCCGGGGTATGAGCGAACTGCCGCGCCAGTTGGCCGAGGGGCTGGATGTGCAGCGCGGCGTGCGCGTCAGCGCGCTCAGCAGCGACGGCCAGACGGTGACCCTCCAGACGGGTGAGGGGTCAATCCAAGCCGCGCAGGTCATTGTCGCCACCGATCCACCCACCGCCGCCCGTCTGCTGGACGAAGCAGCAGATGAACCCCGCCCAGTAGGACGCGGCAGCCTGAGCAGCGCTTATCTGCATTTCAGTGCCCCACACGCCCTGGAAGCCCAACCACGCCTCCAACTGAACGCGCGACCAACCGGTTGGCTGAGTCAAGTGCTCTGGCTCTCTGAGGTTTTCCCAGAGCGGGTGCCACCGGGACGTGGACTGCTGATCGCCTCACTGTGGGGCATTCCGGCAGAGGACGACGCTGCCCTGGCCAAGTTGGCGCTGGAAGAACTGCGTGAATGGTATGGAGACGCCGTAGACGCACTGGACCTGTTGGCGGTAGACCGGATCAAGCATGTGCAGTACCCCCAACCTGCTGGATATGCCGCCAGCCTGCCGGGCCACAGCACCCGCTGGCCAAATGTCTGGCTGGCCTCCGAAGTCACCTCGCTCAGCGGTATCCAGGGAGCCCTGGAAAGTGGCGAAAAGGCGGCAGCGGCCATCCTGGGTGACGTGGACACCCTCAGCCGTCCGCGTGGTGCCTGA